The genomic segment TAGTAGCTATAAAGCATACATGTGTTGGGTTTAAAAGGTTATTTTTTCAACTaaagtatgttcacgttgagctgaatcctgaaaaacagctaaaaattaaaagtggattttttctcaacagagttaacatttcagccaactagattattggtaacagcaaaggtgtcaacaacagacacatacggtttacctccattacaagttcgggaaagggctgtaatggacactgtacttatatggcttccccataggaaatgtattgtgaaaattttgattggccgtaaatattatgtcaaacatttgaacaaaaagatttcaaaatatttttagcggatcaagcagtactacaaatgagccaaatttcaagatcatgtgtaattgcatccatgagttattaaatgtttttttaggattcagctcaacgtgaacgtactaacTGGCCATGGCCAGAATCATCTATATAACTTGTCAATGTGCTAGAAATAAGTTATCACCTCTCTGTCTTGAAACCATTCTTTCAACTACAGCCtagaaaaaacaacaacagaTTACTAGTCCCACCAGTTGTTGTTCTGCAGCATGGACTAGATCACAAATAAATGGTATTGAGCGAAAGCATGTGATGTATATGTCCATGAATACTGTTACCATTTATCAAATCACATTTTAATAAACATATAAATACATTGAGAATAATAAAATTTATCTAATGTCAAAGTTTTTTTAGTGTTTTCCCATCAAACTGGAGATTTCTTGCTGGCAATGGTACTAACTGATGACTGTCTACTGTATCAGCTTCAGAGTTGGGTACCAATAGTAGTTGAAATTTCATTGTAAAAATAATTCTTGTATAGACTGCATTTAGCATTCATAGAACCTCTCTTGGGCCCTCTGCAGTGCAAGGACACTAACAATATAAAGGACACTTTTTAAGGTTCATATAGACCTCTATCAATACAATTTTATCTCTGAAAAGGACAACCTTCGAACAacaataaaattttcatttgGTTCCACAGTGTctatagaggttccactgttagTTCCACAGTGTctatagaggttccactgttagTTGGTTACAGCCCAAATGTACTTTCtacaatatttgtatatttgaCTGACTAAATCCTCAAGAACAATAACCATTCTATCAGGAACAGTTACTCACATTGTACTCAGCAATGAAGTTCATCACATCTAAGGCTAGTAACCTACTAGCATGTATCTGCTTCTCCAAACTGTGAAATTGTAAAGGAAACAATAAACACATAATATGCATTAGtaggtacagtagtactatcaTTCCTTGTAGGGGGAAATCTCCATTATAAGCCGGGGGATCTCAAATACACAGAAGGAATAAATAGTATTAAATACATGGCTCGGCATTATATTACTTGAATTTTATCTCGTACTTACAACAATGAGCTTTTGTATATTTAATGTTAATTGTATAGCAGACCTCAATTTGACCTAATAAATAAAAGCCTTGTCTGTTTATGGTCTATAGGGAAAAGTATGTACCCTATCTTGCAATATGTAGTAATACAGTATTTAGTGACACAACATTATAAATATTACCTGTCTTCATTGAACAGCCGGTAATCCAAAATCTGTACAATAAaataatacacaagtaaaaTACTCCATTATGTACAACTATGGCTAAGAAATCTCAGCCTGAAAGTGACACTTAGACATGTAGTACTGCATGTAAAATATGCTTTTACATTCAAACTATACAAATTTTCTACCAAAACTTTCAAACTAAATCTTTTATCTTGTCTAAAACaaactgtacagtacatattttACTCATATAGCTACACATATAATCACTCAGTTAAGCCTATCAAACCCTTGAAGCAAGTAGTGAGGAAGAAAAGGGAACACAACAATTGTAAAGGTTGGATGGCTATTATttatacaaacacacatgatCTACAGATTGGGATAAAGGTCAACATGTAATACTGAGAAAAATGACAAATATTTTACAAAAGCAGTTATCATCACTGCTTTATAGGTGTTTAACGGAACTGTGATATGAGTTATATGACACATACTGTATGAAAGGTTTGTGAGTGGCATGGAATGTTGTGGTCCCTCTACGGCCATCATACTAATCACAAAGGGCTGCATGACATTTAGGTGGCACTGAACTGATTAAGGGCAGCCATATAAAGTGTTAATTGGACAacatgtttgtggtaatgcacAAACGCGGAAATTCATAGACCACAGCGAAGCATCTCAGTGGACTAACAGAATACGTTCTTTCAGACTGCCTATTGATACAACTAACATTATTTACActttaaaactattagcttgtcacaactctggttaattcactgATGAACAGCACCAGCTGCCATCACGTGATTACTGAGTAGGCACTGACTAGCCACACGGTTTCCTTTCTCGCTATATatcttcaaaattatgcaccacagaccatcaaaatttgaTATAGGCATCAGGTATAAAGCGTTACTCTAGTAACTCAACAACAGTATGCCTCGAATTTTCATGACTCAGACTTGAtgccaatgttgtagtccacAGGTATGTGTTTTCACTACGTACTTCTCATGTTGTTAGCAGTAAAAAGCAAAGtgtagaattgttctacaaggtgagaaatggttggaaccaAAGCGGCTTAGCGATAGGTTGCTCAATGGCCAAGTTATTTTATATAAATCAGTTTGAAACTTCAGAGTTATATAGGTGCAAAATGAAGGCATGTTATTTCAtgaaactttgtatgctaaactaaGCTATCACAACAGTTTTTTAGGCATAGATTCTGTACACTAGCGAAGTTTTgggccaccctaaaatagctcattaagcatgtgggttgaaacaaattgttcTGTGCAGCCGTTTCATCGCCACCTTAATATAGTGTGGATAAGGGTCATTGAAGTGACTTTGGTGAAGAACTACTGTAAGAGAATACAATGGGAAGAACTGTTGACAGAAAGTAAACTTATTCCCAAATTTTGGTTTCAAATTTACGGACTCAAACACACTGGCATGTCATTCACTGTTATCATGCAGAGACGGAGTTACTAGCACTATATTATTTTGTGAATGTCCTCCTTTTTCTCTGTATAACAATGTGTACATCGTTGATGTCAAGTACATTGTACTTTACACACACATTTGTACCTTTTTACAAACTGTTTTGTAGATATCTCCACTAAACAATGGAATACCAATGCTCATCTTTAATGGTACCCAGTCTAGTTGTGGTCTGGTATCAAGTTCACTAGATGAGCTAACTATTCTGCTCTTAATCTCTTGTTTCTGTGTTGAATCAGGGACATCTGTTGGAGTGTTGGGTTCAGAATCCATCCCACCGATCCCCAACTCTTTTAGATCATGACGGAACTCGTCAATCTCTTCCTTTTGTGCTTTCACCTCATTGGATATCTTGTTTGGTAACATTGTTGGTGTCTTCTTTAATCTTGTGATGTTCAATTTAATCATGTGACCCCTCAGCATCCCTGTCTTCAACATAGTGATGAAGCCACACATGTGCTTGAGATCAATTTCTATTCCAAGTGTGAGCAGACAAGGATGATTTACTATATCATCCTCTACAGTGGCACAACAAAACAACATAAAAAGTTTTGCATATGACAAGTGCCAATCC from the Dysidea avara chromosome 13, odDysAvar1.4, whole genome shotgun sequence genome contains:
- the LOC136242818 gene encoding protein FAM91A1-like isoform X3; protein product: MCGFITMLKTGMLRGHMIKLNITRLKKTPTMLPNKISNEVKAQKEEIDEFRHDLKELGIGGMDSEPNTPTDVPDSTQKQEIKSRIVSSSSELDTRPQLDWVPLKMSIGIPLFSGDIYKTVCKKILDYRLFNEDSLEKQIHASRLLALDVMNFIAEYNVPNSEADTVDSHQVVPLLARNLQFEGKTLKNFDIRLNL
- the LOC136242818 gene encoding protein FAM91A1-like isoform X6: MCGFITMLKTGMLRGHMIKLNITRLKKTPTMLPNKISNEVKAQKEEIDEFRHDLKELGIGGMDSEPNTPTDVPDSTQKQEIKSRIVSSSSELDTRPQLDWVPLKMSIGIPLFSGDIYKTVCKKILDYRLFNEDSLEKQIHASRLLALDVMNFIAEYNCPCTAEGPREVL
- the LOC136242818 gene encoding protein FAM91A1-like isoform X4, translated to MCGFITMLKTGMLRGHMIKLNITRLKKTPTMLPNKISNEVKAQKEEIDEFRHDLKELGIGGMDSEPNTPTDVPDSTQKQEIKSRIVSSSSELDTRPQLDWVPLKMSIGIPLFSGDIYKTVCKKILDYRLFNEDSLEKQIHASRLLALDVMNFIAEYNVPNSEADTVDSHQLVPLPARNLQFDGKTLKKL
- the LOC136242818 gene encoding protein FAM91A1-like isoform X7 — protein: MCGFITMLKTGMLRGHMIKLNITRLKKTPTMLPNKISNEVKAQKEEIDEFRHDLKELGIGGMDSEPNTPTDVPDSTQKQEIKSRIVSSSSELDTRPQLDWVPLKMSIGIPLFSGDIYKTVCKKILDYRLFNEDSLEKQIHASRLLALDVMNFIAEYNVRTTKEVK